The following proteins are encoded in a genomic region of Acipenser ruthenus chromosome 4, fAciRut3.2 maternal haplotype, whole genome shotgun sequence:
- the LOC117400340 gene encoding prostaglandin reductase 3-like — protein sequence MSIALVTRRVFLAVDGKLRIKNAIFRSRLISAPRRSIVDMSYSTHFMDFKGSSIPSSMRKLVVTKLSPNFREAVSLQTVPVPTPGDGDVLIRNRFVGINASDINYSAGRYDPSVKPPFDAGFEGIGEVVALGLSASANHTVGEVVAYMGDGAFAEYTVVPAKKTVPVPSAKPEFLTLMLSGATAYISLKKLGALSEGEKVFVTAAAGGTGQFAVQFAKRAKCHVIGTCSSDEKAGFLKSIGCDRPINYKTEDIREVLRKEYPKGLDVVYESIGGEMFDLAVNRMATKGRLIVIGFISGYQTATGVKPVRTGTLPAKLLQKSASVLGFFLPHYLSEYKAAMKHMLEMCEKGELVCEVDLGEMTPEDKFFGLESVFRAVDYLYLGKNIGKIVVEIPHPVSSKL from the exons ATGTCCATTGCCTTAGTTACTAGGAGAGTGTTTTTAGCAGTCGACGGAAAACTCCGGATTAAAAACGCAATTTTCCGATCTCGCTTAATTTCAGCCCCACGCCGGTCGATAGTAGACATGTCGTACTCCACTCATTTTATGGATTTTAAGGGTTCCTCCATACCTAGCTCCATGCGCAAGCTGGTTGTCACAAAGCTGAGCCCAAATTTCAGAGAAGCGGTCTCTTTGCAAACTGTTCCGGTCCCGACACCGGGGGATGGAGATGTACTCATCAGAAATag atttgttgGCATCAATGCGTCGGACATCAATTATTCAGCTGGCCGTTACGACCCTTCAGTTAAGCCTCCATTTGATGCTGGTTTTGAAGGAATTGGTGAGGTAGTGGCACTGGGACTCAGTGCCAGCGCCAACCACACAGTGGGTGAAGTCGTGGCCTACATGGGAGATGGTGCTTTTGCTGAATACACAGTTGTGCCAGCCAAAAAGACGGTACCTGTGCCCTCGGCAAAACCTGAATTCCTCACCTTGATGTTGAGCGGAGCCACAGCTTATATCAGCCTGAAAAAGCTTGGAGCGCTATCTGAAGGAGAGAAGGTTTTCGTGACAGCTGCAGCTGGAGGCACAGGGCAGTTTGCTGTGCAGTTTGCCAAGAGAGCCAAGTGTCATGTAATTGGAACCTGCTCCTCTGATGAAAAGGCTGGCTTCCTGAAATCTATCGGCTGCGACCGCCCCATTAACTACAAAACTGAAGACATCCGGGAAGTCCTCAGGAAGGAATACCCAAAAGGCTTGGATGTGGTCTACGAGTCCATCGGTGGGGAAATGTTTGACCTCGCCGTCAACCGCATGGCCACCAAAGGCCGGCTAATTGTTATTGGGTTCATTTCAGGCTACCAGACGGCCACTGGAGTCAAGCCTGTAAGGACTGGGACTTTGCCTGCAAAGTTGCTCCAGAAGTCTGCCAGCGTCCTTGGGTTCTTTCTGCCTCACTACCTCTCTGAATACAAAGCAGCGATGAAGCACATGCTGGAGATGTGTGAGAAAGGTGAACTAGTATGTGAGGTGGATCTGGGTGAGATGACTCCAGAGGACAAATTTTTTGGTTTAGAATCTGTGTTCCGTGCTGTAGATTACTTGTACTTGGGTAAAAACATTGGGAAGATTGTAGTTGAAATACCTCACCCCGTCAGCAGTAAATTGTAA